One genomic window of Branchiostoma lanceolatum isolate klBraLanc5 chromosome 5, klBraLanc5.hap2, whole genome shotgun sequence includes the following:
- the LOC136434703 gene encoding protein rolling stone-like codes for MCRRICKLATLLLCHPDKRAFYTSPWFTEQTPFVVYRGLAAIFTFLVLQGNMVVLNITSNFGWFLKFTHWGFVALTVHMCVSAAICLREHVKGRDVSGGGDDDYFDDSGAREGDDFYRNGPNMEQMPRSNEKSPKRRHHEQNRSTGPLPWYIKLDWALYNIACTHALTISIVYYSSMGADLSTNSWFLHVMNSIIVVMEVLICGIPTRIAHVIYPLLFMVTYLLFVYWVSSLDGFKKYGQVYTFLDFAGKTKRTAYMVVIMMIIVVPAFHLMVYVIYRCRLALLGMVKGESVKTDPNYGTMDAQTQTEQMVSLDECHIEE; via the exons ATGTGCCGCCGAATTTGCAAACTTGCCACCCTGCTACTGTGTCATCCCGACAAGAGAGCCTTCTACACGTCTCCG TGGTTTACCGAACAGACGCCGTTCGTTGTGTACCGCGGTCTGGCCGCCATCTTCACCTTCCTGGTACTGCAGGGAAACATGGTGGTGCTCAACATCACCTCCAACTTCGGCTG GTTCTTGAAGTTCACGCACTGGGGGTTCGTGGCCCTTACTGTACACATGTGCGTATCCGCCGCCATATGCCTGCGGGAACACGTCAAAGGCAGGGACGTCAGCGGGGGAGGAGACGACGACTATTTCGACGACTCGGGCGCCCGAGAAGGCGACGACTTTTACCGAAATGGGCCGAATATGGAGCAAATGCCCCGATCCAATGAAAAGAGTCCTAAGAGAAGGCATCACGAACAAAATAGAAGCACGGGCCCACTCCCTTGGTACATTAAGTTAGACTGGGCGCTGTATAACATCGCATGCACCCACGCACTGACCATTTCCATTGTGTATTACTCCTCCATGGGCGCAGATTTGTCCACAAACAGTTGGTTCTTACATGTCATGAACTCAATCATAGTTGTGATGGAGGTCCTTATCTGTGGCATCCCCACACGAATTGCTCACGTCATCTATCCACTGTTGTTTATGGTGACGTATCTGCTTTTTGTGTACTGGGTCTCGTCATTGGATGGGTTCAAGAAATACGGCCAGGTGTACACTTTCTTAGATTTCGCGGGAAAAACAAAGAGGACCGCTTATATGGTCGTGATTATGATGATTATTGTGGTGCCCGCTTTCCATTTAATGGTCTATGTGATCTACAGGTGTAGGCTTGCACTTCTGGGGATGGTGAAGGGAGAGAGTGTTAAAACAGACCCTAATTATGGTACGATGGACGCTCAAACTCAGACAGAACAGATGGTTTCACTGGATGAATGCCATATTGAGGAATAA